The Mercurialis annua linkage group LG2, ddMerAnnu1.2, whole genome shotgun sequence genome contains a region encoding:
- the LOC126668126 gene encoding uncharacterized protein LOC126668126 translates to MEMSCDSLEKDPREPPSEDRSTKKARFREGESQSSNPPVMSFKDKVLQSDRERAGSLAGDFEEFTVSDSDVVVYREGSMPSITFSNRVQEELSKQWKATVIVKLLGRSIGYRSLCNRLESMWNFTQGFDVIDLENDYFLVKLKSGGDVEAVLTGGPWVMLGHYLSVQSWSPKFDCRADRIQKIQAWIRLPGMPIHYYNKKVLRYIGQMVGTVIKIDYCTESAERGKFARIAVELDLSLPLVAQFSLDGKIQMVEYECLPRICFSCGKFGHVKEFCPEIIVKDKPAQGGGEGGQVSQDRPVTTTGGETNPNFGPWMMVSKKGRSTNFQGKKNNYQAENSSKGTNLRGSRFQILERDNDEDLNIPAKDQNVGEEYIDLVPNFQHTIRKVTDRISHAKKDFTAPTGKSDILKDVSNVIGPVNRATGPSNTGKSRYVVNKANTSLNMQNHSAVTVYYTSAKENNNSIPAVSSHGSKDRHSQMLDDPGPPAGNTIKTGELITKSNCGNQDDMNIVEVDSMEEVVETIDVNSSEDVEMHGDDVAQV, encoded by the coding sequence GTTCTACAGTCTGACAGGGAAAGAGCAGGTTCTTTGGCTGGGGATTTTGAGGAGTTTACGGTTTCCGATTCAGATGTTGTTGTCTACAGAGAAGGTAGTATGCCTTCTATCACCTTCTCTAATCGTGTTCAAGAAGAATTGTCCAAGCAGTGGAAAGCCACAGTTATTGTTAAACTGCTTGGGCGTTCTATTGGATACAGAAGCCTATGTAATCGCCTAGAGTCTATGTGGAATTTCACTCAAGGGTTCGATGTGATCGATCTCGAAAATGACTATTTTCTGGTTAAACTCAAAAGTGGTGGAGATGTTGAAGCAGTCCTCACAGGTGGTCCTTGGGTCATGTTAGGACATTACCTATCAGTTCAATCATGGAGCCCAAAATTTGATTGTAGAGCAGACAGGATACAGAAGATTCAAGCTTGGATTAGACTTCCAGGAATGCCTATCCATTACTACAATAAGAAGGTTCTCAGATATATTGGTCAGATGGTGGGAACAGTGATCAAAATAGACTATTGCACGGAATCTGCGGAAAGGGGAAAATTTGCACGTATTGCGGTAGAGTTGGACCTGAGTTTGCCTCTTGTAGCTCAGTTCTCTCTGGATGGGAAAATTCAAATGGTTGAATATGAATGTCTCCCCAGAATCTGTTTTAGTTGTGGTAAGTTTGGCCATGTGAAAGAGTTTTGTCCAGAGATCATTGTCAAAGATAAACCAGCGCAAGGTGGCGGTGAAGGAGGTCAGGTGAGTCAGGATAGGCCGGTGACTACTACTGGTGGTgaaacaaaccctaattttGGGCCTTGGATGATGGTCAGTAAAAAAGGAAGGTCAACCAATTTCCAAGGTAAAAAGAATAATTACCAAGCGGAGAATTCCAGTAAAGGAACAAATCTGAGGGGATCGAGATTTCAAATTTTGGAAAGAGATAATGATGAAGATTTGAATATCCCAGCTAAAGATCAGAACGTGGGCGAGGAGTATATAGATTTGGTTCCTAACTTTCAGCATACCATTCGCAAGGTCACTGACCGCATTTCTCATGCAAAAAAAGACTTTACTGCCCCTACAGGTAAAAGTGACATTCTAAAGGATGTGAGTAACGTTATTGGCCCAGTTAATAGGGCCACGGGCCCATCTAACACAGGAAAAAGTCGTTATGTTGTGAATAAGGCCAATACGTCGTTGAACATGCAAAATCACTCAGCTGTTACGGTATATTACACCTCAGCTAAGGAGAACAACAATTCCATTCCAGCCGTCTCTTCTCATGGTTCCAAGGACAGACATAGCCAGATGTTGGATGACCCTGGACCTCCGGCGGGAAATACAATCAAAACTGGAGAGTTGATCACTAAGTCGAACTGTGGAAACCAAGATGATATGAATATTGTGGAGGTAGACTCGATGGAGGAGGTAGTTGAGACTATCGATGTCAATTCTAGCGAAGATGTTGAGATGCATGGGGACGATGTTGCCCAGGTCTAG